The proteins below come from a single Aegilops tauschii subsp. strangulata cultivar AL8/78 chromosome 6, Aet v6.0, whole genome shotgun sequence genomic window:
- the LOC120966874 gene encoding protein FAR1-RELATED SEQUENCE 9-like: MYELRKKWSRAYTKGRYFLGMQSNQRSESLNSRLHKNLDRRMSLVDLLEHSDHCLSRIRKNEAELDATASLTVPFTELTADPLERSAALIYTPVMFKKVKHQIMQLSKWEVAEVTKNDAFVLYTVARKGSRHVTYDVRFVMAGPLLQSVNCRCLKMESEEIPCAHIFSVLKYLGLVSIPRCCVSTRWTMAGKSAFDSERNGNMHEWFERMDRYHELRNICSPYLFKASNSQETSQKVVDFLKGIIAEGGEDDGKNEAASLGPLPAYFSGSSQACPGNVRNPKIIKPKGAPSKTSNKRWKPFNEIWNEKNVLKK; the protein is encoded by the coding sequence ATGTACGAGCTGAGGAAGAAGTGGTCTAGGGCCTATACGAAAGGTAGATATTTCCTTGGCATGCAGAGCAATCAGCGTAGCGAAAGCCTAAACTCTAGGCTTCATAAGAATCTGGATAGGAGAATGTCACTTGTTGATTTGCTAGAGCACTCAGATCACTGTTTATCGCGTATCCGCAAGAATGAGGCCGAGTTGGATGCTACAGCTTCACTGACAGTACCTTTTACTGAATTAACAGCTGATCCACTTGAGAGAAGTGCTGCTCTCATTTATACTCCAGTGATGTTCAAGAAGGTAAAACATCAAATCATGCAGTTGTCAAAATGGGAAGTAGCAGAAGTGACCAAGAATGATGCTTTTGTTCTGTATACAGTTGCTCGCAAAGGGAGTAGGCATGTGACGTATGATGTGAGGTTTGTCATGGCAGGCCCGTTGCTTCAGAGTGTGAATTGCCGTTGTCTGAAGATGGAATCGGAGGAGATCCCGTGCGCTCACATTTTTTCTGTTCTAAAATACCTTGGCTTAGTCAGCATTCCTAGGTGTTGTGTCTCAACAAGATGGACGATGGCAGGCAAGTCCGCATTTGACTCAGAGAGGAATGGTAATATGCATGAATGGTTTGAGCGGATGGATCGTTACCATGAACTCCGCAACATTTGTAGTCCGTATTTATTCAAAGCTTCAAACAGCCAGGAGACATCACAGAAGGTGGTGGATTTTCTCAAGGGTATTATAGCTGAAGGCGGCGAAGATGATGGGAAAAATGAGGCGGCATCACTGGGCCCTCTTCCAGCATATTTTTCAGGGTCAAGCCAAGCATGTCCAGGAAATGTCCGGAATCCAAAAATAATTAAACCGAAAGGTGCTCCATCCAAGACATCCAACAAGAGGTGGAAACCGTTTAACGAGATTTGGAATGAAAAAAATGTTCTGAAGAAGTGA
- the LOC109734679 gene encoding protein FAR1-RELATED SEQUENCE 5-like, protein MEYGSATLEDIAEYDTVISQIFGSEEEGYNYYNAYARSKGFGVRKEELTRKSDTNIAFRRLYVCSKEGYWARKHFEKTKRVRTPRPLSRCGCGAQMEIDLRMDNGEWFVKDFLDEHNHPLAKPEQTTYIRSHRGLSDVQKADVIEYGIGGLRTHQIMEVMEKDSGGFSKVGFIPRDLYNFVAKYKKERIEGRDAEFVLRYMAARKDMDGEFFYKYTTDSEGHLLNIFWADAQSRIDYDAFGGVVIFDSTYRVNKYNLPFVPFIGVNHHRSTTVFGFGIVSAETEASFVWLLEAFLESTQQKHPRSVITDGDHAMAKAIAAGFPNTDHRLCSWHIEQNMI, encoded by the coding sequence ATGGAATATGGGAGTGCCACCCTGGaggacattgcagaatatgacacgGTGATCAGTCAAATTTttggcagcgaggaagaaggttACAATTACTATAATGCATATGCTCGGTCAAAGGGTTTTGGTGTTAGAAAGGAAGAACTGACTAGGAAGTCGGACACGAACATAGCTTTTCGGCGCCTCTATGTCTGCTCTAAAGAAGGATATTGGGCGAGGAAGCACTTTGAGAAAACTAAACGGGTGCGAACTCCTAGGCCGCTGTCACGTTGTGGATGTGGCGCTCAGATGGAGATCGACCTTCGTATGGATAATGGTGAATGGTTTGTAAAAGATTTTTTGGACGAACATAACCATCCACTCGCTAAGCCTGAGCAGACAACTTACATAAGGTCACATCGTGGGCTGAGTGACGTGCAAAAGGCTGATGTCATTGAGTATGGAATTGGTGGCCTTCGAACACATCAAATAATGGAAGTAATGGAGAAGGATAGTGGTGGTTTCAGCAAGGTAGGCTTTATACCTCGGGACCTGTATAATTTTGTTGCCAAGTACAAGAAGGAAAGGATAGAAGGCCGTGATGCCGAATTTGTGCTCCGTTATATGGCAGCCCGAAAGGACATGGATGGCGAATTTTTTTACAAGTACACCACTGATAGTGAAGGGCATCTGCTGAACATCTTTTGGGCAGACGCACAGTCTCGGATTGACTACGATGCCTTTGGTGGCGTCGTGATCTTTGATAGCACTTACCGTGTGAACAAATACAACCTGCCATTTGTCCCCTTCATAGGAGTGAATCACCATCGCAGCACGACCGTGTTTGGCTTCGGTATTGTCTCAGCTGAGACCGAGGCATCTTTTGTGTGGTTGCTTGAAGCATTTTTGGAGTCAACTCAGCAGAAACATCCTAGATCAGTAATCACAGATGGTGACCATGCAATGGCGAAGGCAATAGCGGCGGGTTTTCCCAATACAGATCACCGATTGTGCAGCTGGCACATCGAGCAAAACATGATATGA